From Camelina sativa cultivar DH55 chromosome 20, Cs, whole genome shotgun sequence, the proteins below share one genomic window:
- the LOC104770464 gene encoding probable pectinesterase/pectinesterase inhibitor 54 has product MGIVDMALFWVLLVNALLLVNASSRVPFAYQNGLQRHCSSTKYTSLCVQNLREFRHGSIDQGLDFVSFLVNKTISDSNMLLPPLSSPTSSSQLVSLEVPDDALPSTSVSDYCERLMKMSTRRLGQAMEALNGSSRKRHSKHDVQTWLSAAMTFQQACKDSILDFGDSSSASISHVTQKMDHLSRLVSNSLALVDTIMENPKPKTESTALPRWVTAGERRLLVGRARAHVVVAKDGSGDYRTVMEAVTAAHGRGRFIIYVKRGVYKEKVSIHKHEITLIGEGKDQTVIVSDDSFAGGTSVPETATMTVTGDGFIARDIGIKNTAGPRGQQAIALSITSDQSVLYRCSISGYQDTLYAAALRQFYRECDIYGTIDFIFGNAAAVFQSCNIFMRRPHGVKAINVILANGRTDQRQNSGFALHSCKIRTDSDLSPVKHRYSSYLGRPWKMYSRAVVIESYIDEAIAEEGWVGWLNSGDEVLKTLYFGEFKNYGPKARVSKRVTWQGFHLIGFEEASYFSVGKFIDGVNWLPSTGVSFTSGI; this is encoded by the exons atgggtaTTGTAGATATGGCTCTGTTTTGGGTGTTATTGGTCAATGCCCTTCTCCTCGTAAATGCCTCATCAAGAGTGCCATTTGCTTACCAAAATGGTTTGCAAAGGCATTGTAGCTCCACAAAGTACACTTCACTTTGTGTCCAAAACTTACGAGAGTTTCGACATGGGTCTATTGATCAAGGTCTCGACTTCGTGTCTTTCCTTGTTAACAAGACTATTTCTGACTCCAATATGCTACttcctcctctttcttctccaacGAGTTCATCCCAACTCGTTTCTCTGGAAGTTCCCGATGATGCGTTGCCTTCGACTTCGGTCTCAG ATTATTGTGAACGGCTCATGAAGATGTCCACAAGACGACTTGGACAAGCCATGGAAGCTCTCAACGGCTCATCAAGAAAGCGTCACAGCAAACACGACGTACAAACATGGCTCTCCGCCGCAATGACTTTCCAACAAGCTTGCAAAGACTCCATCCTTGACTTCGGTGACTCCTCTTCTGCCTCCATCAGCCACGTAACACAGAAGATGGATCACCTCTCTCGGCTTGTCAGCAACTCCTTGGCCCTTGTCGACACAATCATGGAGAATCCAAAGCCAAAGACAGAGTCAACTGCTCTTCCCCGATGGGTCACTGCCGGAGAACGGAGACTACTAGTAGGTAGAGCAAGAGCACACGTGGTAGTCGCCAAAGACGGATCTGGAGATTACCGTACCGTGATGGAGGCTGTCACGGCTGCCCATGGACGTGGCAGGTTCATTATTTACGTGAAAAGAGGGGTTTACAAAGAGAAAGTAAGTATCCATAAACATGAGATTACTTTGATAGGAGAAGGCAAAGACCAGACGGTGATTGTCAGCGATGATAGCTTCGCCGGAGGAACTTCTGTGCCGGAGACGGCTACAATGA CCGTTACGGGTGACGGATTCATCGCACGAGATATCGGAATCAAGAACACGGCAGGGCCAAGAGGACAACAAGCCATAGCATTAAGCATCACATCAGACCAGTCAGTGTTATACCGATGTAGCATCTCCGGTTATCAAGACACACTCTACGCAGCTGCCTTACGTCAGTTCTATAGAGAATGCGATATTTACGGAACCATAGATTTCATATTCGGAAACGCGGCTGCGGTTTTCCAAAGCTGCAACATATTCATGCGTCGTCCTCATGGTGTCAAGGCCATTAACGTTATTCTCGCTAACGGGAGGACAGATCAGCGTCAAAACTCAGGATTCGCCCTCCATAGTTGTAAGATCCGGACGGATTCAGATCTTTCTCCCGTGAAACATAGGTATAGCTCATACTTAGGACGGCCGTGGAAGATGTATTCGAGGGCTGTAGTGATAGAGTCGTATATTGACGAAGCGATAGCTGAGGAAGGATGGGTCGGGTGGTTAAACTCAGGGGACGAGGTACTAAAGACATTGTACTTTGGAGAGTTCAAGAACTATGGTCCGAAAGCTAGAGTTTCCAAGAGGGTTACGTGGCAAGGGTTTCACTTGATTGGGTTTGAAGAGGCGAGTTACTTTAGCGTTGGTAAATTCATTGATGGTGTTAATTGGTTGCCTTCTACGGGTGTTAGTTTCACTTCTGGGATttag